A region from the Nocardioides exalbidus genome encodes:
- a CDS encoding branched-chain amino acid ABC transporter permease codes for MSLFVQSLVLGILLGGLYALLAAGLTLYFGVMRVVMIAHSAFLILAAYLAWWFTNQTGLDPLFSLALTVPLFFGMGVFMQRVLISRLRPATLTMMSVLLTFSIALVIEGTLGFVFSGTQRRIRLDYGGANFEVLGANVAVVKLIAFGLAVVSLAALFLLMKKTQFGQALRATIQHPEAARLIGINTERVAGYGFGLGLATAAIGGTALALDSTFYPSLHWHWIGPLMAIIVVGGLGSIPGAAIAAMVLGMGQALLQIPLGTTWAQTFFYIALFATLMVRPQGFFGGRLAQRF; via the coding sequence ATGTCCCTGTTCGTCCAAAGCCTGGTGCTGGGCATCCTGCTGGGTGGGCTCTACGCCCTGCTGGCAGCCGGCCTCACCCTCTACTTCGGCGTGATGCGCGTGGTGATGATCGCGCACTCGGCGTTCCTCATCCTCGCGGCCTACCTCGCCTGGTGGTTCACCAACCAGACCGGCCTCGACCCGCTGTTCTCGCTCGCGCTGACCGTGCCGCTCTTCTTCGGGATGGGCGTCTTCATGCAGCGGGTGCTCATCAGCCGGCTCCGCCCCGCGACGCTGACGATGATGTCGGTGCTGCTGACCTTCTCGATCGCGCTGGTGATCGAGGGGACGCTCGGCTTCGTCTTCAGCGGCACCCAGCGCCGGATCCGCCTCGACTACGGCGGCGCCAACTTCGAGGTGCTCGGCGCCAACGTCGCCGTCGTGAAGCTGATCGCCTTCGGCCTCGCCGTCGTCTCCCTCGCGGCGCTCTTCCTCCTGATGAAGAAGACGCAGTTCGGGCAGGCGCTGCGGGCCACCATCCAGCACCCCGAGGCCGCCCGGCTCATCGGCATCAACACCGAGCGCGTCGCGGGCTACGGCTTCGGCCTCGGCCTCGCGACCGCCGCCATCGGCGGCACCGCGCTCGCCCTGGACTCCACGTTCTACCCCTCGCTCCACTGGCACTGGATCGGGCCCCTGATGGCGATCATCGTCGTTGGCGGCCTCGGCAGCATCCCGGGTGCGGCCATCGCCGCGATGGTGCTCGGCATGGGCCAGGCCCTGCTGCAGATCCCGCTCGGAACGACGTGGGCCCAGACGTTCTTCTACATCGCGTTGTTCGCCACCTTGATGGTGCGACCGCAGGGATTCTTCGGAGGTCGTCTTGCCCAGCGCTTCTGA
- a CDS encoding branched-chain amino acid ABC transporter permease produces the protein MPSASDTSHDVPTTVPARAGTRRTSLVLKAVGLVALAAAVLSFPSVAANPFILSVGVVIMSYAVLATSWNFVGGFTGYISLGHAAYSGLGGYATGLLVIHTGINPWLGMLLAGLVVAALAVPIGIASLRVRGASFVIVSIALVLILLLVFQSWGSFTGGSNGLRVPRPFGPEVLRPEQHERFFYLHAALLAVALLVWWLIDRSRFGMGLKAIREDEDKAQALGVPTFTYKLIAFVVSAFFTALGGGLYALWFGFLDPIFQFSILVGSYMVLMSLLGGIRSLFGPLLGAVIVGYAVEYFKNQYGDTQFHLVAMGVLLALVVLFMPDGIIPAVANLVDRFRPQQASIREVTQAELAEQRRTTSAEAAAPADDDAPDRSADDTVTEGARS, from the coding sequence TTGCCCAGCGCTTCTGACACCAGCCACGACGTGCCCACCACCGTGCCCGCCAGGGCCGGCACCCGTCGTACGTCACTCGTCCTCAAGGCCGTCGGCCTGGTCGCCCTGGCCGCCGCGGTCCTGTCCTTCCCGTCCGTGGCGGCCAACCCGTTCATCCTCTCGGTGGGCGTCGTGATCATGAGCTACGCGGTACTCGCGACCTCGTGGAACTTCGTCGGCGGCTTCACCGGCTACATCTCGCTCGGCCATGCCGCCTACTCCGGTCTCGGCGGCTACGCCACCGGACTGCTCGTCATCCACACCGGCATCAACCCGTGGCTCGGCATGCTGCTCGCCGGCCTGGTCGTCGCGGCCCTCGCGGTGCCCATCGGCATCGCCAGCCTCCGCGTCCGGGGCGCGTCGTTCGTGATCGTGTCCATCGCGCTGGTGCTGATCCTGCTGCTGGTCTTCCAGTCGTGGGGCTCCTTCACCGGCGGCTCCAACGGCCTCCGGGTGCCGCGGCCCTTCGGACCCGAGGTGCTCCGTCCCGAGCAGCACGAGCGGTTCTTCTACCTGCACGCCGCACTGCTCGCCGTCGCCCTGCTGGTGTGGTGGCTGATCGACCGCTCGCGCTTCGGCATGGGCCTCAAGGCCATCCGCGAGGACGAGGACAAGGCGCAGGCGCTCGGCGTCCCGACCTTCACCTACAAGCTGATCGCCTTCGTGGTCTCGGCGTTCTTCACCGCCCTCGGAGGTGGGCTCTACGCCCTGTGGTTCGGCTTCCTCGACCCGATCTTCCAGTTCTCGATCCTGGTCGGCTCCTACATGGTGCTGATGAGCCTGCTCGGCGGCATCCGGAGCCTCTTCGGCCCGCTGCTCGGCGCGGTGATCGTGGGCTACGCGGTCGAGTACTTCAAGAACCAGTACGGCGACACCCAGTTCCACCTCGTCGCCATGGGCGTCCTGCTCGCCCTCGTCGTGCTCTTCATGCCCGACGGGATCATCCCGGCCGTGGCCAACCTGGTCGACCGGTTCCGCCCCCAGCAGGCCTCTATCCGCGAGGTCACGCAGGCCGAGCTCGCCGAGCAGCGTCGTACGACGTCCGCAGAGGCAGCAGCGCCGGCGGACGACGACGCCCCGGACCGCAGCGCCGACGACACCGTCACGGAAGGAGCCCGGTCATGA
- a CDS encoding ABC transporter ATP-binding protein, with amino-acid sequence MTATAPARPETTSLATVGLTKRFGGVTAVDGATVSFHHGKVNALIGPNGSGKTTFFNCVTGMIRPDEGTVTYRDADITGKAPHRIARAGVGRSFQLCRVFPRMTVMENMLVAVRSTSLRRQLSSARNAEELDRARGLLARVGIEHLEHSLARDISYGQQKLLELAGVLMADPETIMLDEPAGGVNPALIDRIATLVRSLNAEGKTFIVVEHNMELVMGLSDHVVVFDRGRPICEGTPSVVQSDPRVLEAYLGI; translated from the coding sequence ATGACCGCCACGGCACCCGCGCGCCCGGAGACCACCAGCCTCGCCACCGTCGGGCTCACCAAGCGGTTCGGCGGCGTCACCGCCGTCGACGGCGCCACGGTGAGCTTCCACCACGGCAAGGTCAACGCCCTGATCGGGCCCAACGGCTCGGGCAAGACGACCTTCTTCAACTGCGTCACCGGGATGATCCGGCCCGACGAGGGCACTGTCACCTATCGCGACGCCGACATCACCGGGAAGGCGCCGCACCGGATCGCACGGGCCGGTGTCGGGCGCAGCTTCCAGCTGTGCCGGGTCTTCCCGCGGATGACGGTCATGGAGAACATGCTGGTCGCCGTGCGCTCGACGTCGCTGCGCCGCCAGCTGTCGTCGGCCCGCAACGCCGAGGAGCTGGACCGGGCGCGCGGCCTGCTGGCCCGCGTCGGCATCGAGCACCTCGAGCACTCGTTGGCCCGCGACATCTCCTACGGCCAGCAGAAGCTGCTCGAGCTGGCCGGCGTGCTGATGGCCGACCCCGAGACGATCATGCTCGACGAGCCCGCCGGCGGCGTGAACCCGGCGCTCATCGACCGGATCGCCACGCTCGTCCGCTCGCTCAACGCCGAGGGCAAGACGTTCATCGTCGTCGAGCACAACATGGAGCTGGTCATGGGCCTCTCCGACCACGTCGTGGTCTTCGACCGCGGCCGCCCGATCTGCGAGGGCACCCCGTCGGTCGTGCAGAGCGACCCCCGAGTCCTGGAGGCCTACCTTGGCATCTGA
- a CDS encoding ABC transporter ATP-binding protein — MASDNATDYLLELDDVQAGYGRAALVLRGLTVKVPPATVVCLVGPNGAGKSTVLKVASGMLTPRSGTIRVAGKDVTKNSPQQMLAAGLSHVLQGHSVFKEMTVEENVRLGAYSVKDKGEVNDRIDFVKTLFPVVAERWGALAGALSGGQQKQVEFARSLMVSPQVVLLDEPSMGLDPKATGTVFEQVVRMRDAGTAVLLVEQNARRALETADLGCVLDLGKVHISGPADELLRDPQLAELYLGGRPAAAPTT; from the coding sequence TTGGCATCTGACAACGCCACCGACTACCTGCTCGAGCTCGACGACGTGCAGGCCGGCTACGGCCGGGCGGCCCTCGTGCTGCGTGGCCTCACCGTGAAGGTCCCGCCGGCCACCGTCGTCTGCCTCGTCGGGCCCAACGGTGCCGGCAAGTCCACCGTGCTGAAGGTCGCGAGCGGCATGCTCACGCCCCGCTCGGGCACGATCCGCGTGGCCGGCAAGGACGTCACGAAGAACTCCCCGCAGCAGATGCTCGCGGCCGGGCTCTCCCACGTGCTGCAGGGCCACAGCGTCTTCAAGGAGATGACGGTCGAGGAGAACGTCCGCCTCGGCGCCTACTCGGTGAAGGACAAGGGCGAGGTCAACGACCGCATCGACTTCGTCAAGACCCTCTTCCCCGTGGTCGCGGAGAGATGGGGCGCGCTGGCCGGCGCGCTCTCCGGGGGCCAGCAGAAGCAGGTGGAGTTCGCCCGCTCGCTGATGGTCAGCCCGCAGGTCGTCCTGCTCGACGAGCCGTCGATGGGCCTCGACCCCAAGGCGACCGGGACCGTCTTCGAACAGGTCGTGCGGATGCGCGACGCCGGCACCGCCGTGCTGCTCGTCGAGCAGAACGCCCGTCGCGCCCTGGAGACCGCCGACCTCGGCTGCGTCCTCGACCTCGGCAAGGTCCACATCTCCGGTCCGGCCGACGAGCTCCTCCGCGACCCCCAGCTCGCCGAGCTCTACCTCGGCGGCCGTCCGGCCGCGGCGCCCACCACGTGA
- a CDS encoding Gfo/Idh/MocA family protein, giving the protein MPDQTYRILMNGVTGRMGYRQHLLRSILALRDDGGIPLPNGTRLQVEPVLLGRNPDKLARLADQHQIADWSTDLDTALAEDPAPIYFDSQVTSERKKAILKAAAAGKHVFTEKPIAETVAEGQELVDAAEKSGIINGVVHDKLYLPGLMKLKRLVDSGYFGRILSVRGEFGYWVFEGDYLPAQRPSWNYRAEDGGGMVLDMFCHWNYVLENLFGAVEAVTAKAVTHIPERWDEQGERYDATADDAAYAIFELAGGIIAQVNSSWAVRVERKELVEFQVDGTDGSAVAGLFNCRIQPRESTPMPVWNPDLPTTEDFRGQWREIPDNQAFGNGFRAQWEQYLLDVHAGRPHRYDFAAGVRGLELVDAGLQSSREGRRVTLR; this is encoded by the coding sequence ATGCCTGACCAGACCTATCGCATCCTGATGAACGGCGTCACCGGCCGCATGGGATACCGCCAGCACCTGCTGCGCTCGATCCTGGCCCTCCGCGACGACGGCGGCATCCCGCTGCCCAACGGCACCCGGCTCCAGGTGGAGCCGGTGCTGCTCGGCCGCAACCCCGACAAGCTGGCGCGGCTCGCCGACCAGCACCAGATCGCGGACTGGTCGACCGACCTCGACACCGCGCTCGCCGAGGACCCGGCCCCGATCTACTTCGACTCCCAGGTCACGAGCGAGCGCAAGAAGGCGATCCTCAAGGCGGCCGCCGCCGGCAAGCACGTCTTCACCGAGAAGCCGATCGCCGAGACCGTCGCCGAGGGCCAGGAGCTCGTCGACGCCGCCGAGAAGTCCGGCATCATCAACGGGGTCGTGCACGACAAGCTCTACCTGCCGGGCCTGATGAAGCTCAAGCGCCTCGTCGACTCCGGCTACTTCGGCCGCATCCTCTCGGTCCGCGGCGAGTTCGGCTACTGGGTCTTCGAGGGCGACTACCTGCCCGCCCAGCGGCCCAGCTGGAACTACCGCGCCGAGGACGGCGGCGGGATGGTGCTCGACATGTTCTGCCACTGGAACTACGTCCTGGAGAACCTCTTCGGCGCCGTCGAGGCGGTCACCGCGAAGGCTGTCACCCACATCCCGGAGCGCTGGGACGAGCAGGGCGAGCGGTACGACGCCACGGCGGACGACGCGGCCTACGCCATCTTCGAGCTGGCCGGCGGCATCATCGCCCAGGTCAACTCCTCCTGGGCGGTGCGCGTCGAGCGCAAGGAGCTCGTCGAGTTCCAGGTCGACGGCACCGACGGCTCGGCGGTCGCCGGTCTCTTCAACTGCCGCATCCAGCCGCGCGAGTCCACCCCGATGCCGGTCTGGAACCCCGACCTCCCCACGACCGAGGACTTCCGCGGCCAGTGGCGCGAGATCCCCGACAACCAGGCGTTCGGCAACGGCTTCCGCGCCCAGTGGGAGCAATACCTGCTCGACGTCCACGCCGGTCGGCCGCACCGCTACGACTTCGCCGCCGGCGTGCGCGGGCTCGAGCTCGTCGACGCCGGCCTGCAGTCCTCCCGCGAGGGCCGGCGGGTGACCCTGCGATGA
- a CDS encoding dihydrodipicolinate synthase family protein, producing MSASLLGASVDVPLAGGGWETVRLHEPRQWKDHPQAFEQRVAFAAAHVVADPRGENVPGAPAVVDWEGTLAFRRELFRHGFGVAEAMDTAQRNMGLDWPAVQELVRRSAEQAREYDARIASGAGTDHAPGASSLDEVRAAYAEQVEFVESTGSQVILMASRQLAAVAAGPDDYLSVYSGLLGQVREPVILHWLGEAFDPQLAGYWGSTDVDAATETFLDLVTAHADQVDGVKVSLLSADHETGLRARLPAGVRLYTGDDFNYPELIRGDGTHHSDALLGAFAAVAPAASAALTALDEGDLATYDAEMAPTLPLSRHVFEAPTYYYKTGIAFLSWLAGHQPGFAMVGGLQSARSAVHLGRLFALANDARLLPDPELAAHRMRTWLDGAGLAR from the coding sequence ATGAGCGCCTCCTTGCTGGGGGCGTCGGTCGACGTGCCCCTCGCCGGTGGCGGGTGGGAGACGGTCAGGCTCCACGAGCCCCGGCAGTGGAAGGACCACCCCCAGGCCTTCGAGCAGCGGGTCGCCTTCGCCGCCGCTCACGTGGTCGCCGACCCGCGCGGCGAGAACGTCCCGGGCGCCCCGGCGGTCGTCGACTGGGAGGGCACGCTCGCCTTCCGGCGCGAGCTCTTCCGCCATGGTTTCGGGGTCGCCGAGGCGATGGACACCGCCCAGCGCAACATGGGCCTCGACTGGCCGGCCGTCCAGGAGCTCGTCCGGCGCAGCGCCGAGCAGGCGCGCGAGTACGACGCCCGCATCGCGTCGGGCGCCGGCACGGACCACGCCCCCGGGGCGAGCTCGCTCGACGAGGTGCGCGCGGCCTACGCCGAGCAGGTGGAGTTCGTCGAGTCGACCGGCTCGCAGGTGATCCTGATGGCCTCGCGCCAGCTGGCCGCCGTCGCCGCCGGACCCGACGACTACCTGTCGGTCTACTCCGGGCTGCTCGGCCAGGTCCGCGAACCGGTGATCCTGCACTGGCTCGGCGAGGCATTCGACCCGCAGCTCGCGGGCTACTGGGGCTCGACCGACGTCGACGCCGCGACCGAGACGTTCCTCGACCTCGTCACCGCCCACGCCGACCAGGTCGACGGGGTCAAGGTGTCGCTGCTGTCGGCCGACCACGAGACCGGGCTGCGCGCCCGCCTCCCCGCAGGAGTGCGCCTCTACACCGGCGACGACTTCAACTACCCCGAGCTCATCCGGGGCGACGGCACGCACCACTCGGACGCCCTGCTCGGCGCGTTCGCCGCCGTTGCGCCCGCGGCGTCGGCGGCGCTCACCGCGCTCGACGAGGGCGACCTGGCCACCTACGACGCCGAGATGGCGCCGACGCTGCCGCTGTCCCGCCACGTCTTCGAGGCACCCACCTACTACTACAAGACCGGCATCGCGTTCCTGTCGTGGCTCGCAGGCCACCAGCCCGGCTTCGCGATGGTCGGCGGGCTCCAGTCGGCGCGCAGCGCGGTCCACCTCGGCCGGCTCTTCGCGCTCGCGAACGACGCCCGGCTGCTGCCCGACCCGGAGCTGGCCGCGCACCGGATGCGGACCTGGCTCGACGGAGCGGGGCTCGCCCGATGA
- a CDS encoding sugar phosphate isomerase/epimerase family protein gives MTAVTTELDVPSGAPARVETPAPGDPRLARLSLNQKTVDGWGLREAIDGCVAAGLPAIGTWREPVADVGLETAARWVREAGLRVSSVCRGGFFTGAGDLSQAARHDDNRRALDEAAALGAPCLVLVPGGLPAGDRDLGAARSRAAAAVEALVPHALDVGVRLAIEPMHPIFAADRGVVSTLGQALDMAEPLPVEAVGVVVDTFHVWWEPGVEDQIARAGARIASYQVCEWITPLPPDALLSRGMMGDGHIDFPRLTSLVAAAGYTGDVEVEIFNADVWAADGRAVVDTLARRYVELVEPHL, from the coding sequence ATGACCGCCGTGACGACCGAGCTCGACGTCCCCTCCGGTGCGCCCGCGCGGGTCGAGACTCCCGCCCCCGGCGACCCGCGGCTGGCCCGGCTCTCGCTCAACCAGAAGACGGTCGACGGCTGGGGGCTGCGCGAGGCCATCGACGGCTGCGTCGCGGCCGGGCTGCCGGCGATCGGCACCTGGCGCGAGCCCGTCGCCGACGTCGGCCTCGAGACCGCCGCCCGCTGGGTGCGCGAGGCTGGCCTGCGGGTCTCCTCGGTGTGCCGCGGCGGCTTCTTCACCGGCGCCGGCGACCTGTCGCAGGCCGCGCGGCACGACGACAACCGGCGCGCGCTCGACGAGGCCGCCGCCCTCGGTGCGCCCTGCCTGGTGCTCGTTCCCGGAGGCCTGCCCGCCGGTGACCGCGACCTCGGGGCCGCCCGCTCCCGCGCCGCGGCTGCGGTCGAGGCGCTCGTGCCGCACGCCCTCGACGTCGGCGTCCGGCTGGCGATCGAGCCGATGCACCCGATCTTCGCCGCCGACCGCGGTGTGGTCTCGACGCTCGGCCAGGCGCTCGACATGGCCGAGCCGCTGCCGGTCGAGGCGGTCGGCGTCGTGGTCGACACCTTCCACGTCTGGTGGGAGCCCGGCGTCGAGGACCAGATCGCCCGCGCCGGCGCGCGCATCGCGTCCTACCAGGTGTGCGAGTGGATCACCCCGCTCCCGCCCGACGCGCTGCTCTCACGCGGGATGATGGGCGACGGCCACATCGACTTCCCCCGGCTCACCTCCCTCGTCGCGGCCGCCGGCTACACCGGCGACGTCGAGGTCGAGATCTTCAACGCCGACGTCTGGGCCGCCGACGGCCGCGCGGTCGTCGACACCCTCGCCCGACGCTACGTCGAGCTCGTGGAGCCGCACCTGTAG
- a CDS encoding PQQ-dependent sugar dehydrogenase, protein MRTTRVWVAAATASLVAAALSPWATPATAGSSSGPGAPPIPPDPRPSSLGLVLEEYAQLPTSEPTPAPTDPRLVRHNRINYVGEVPDGSGRLYVPDLNGPLYLLRDGEETTYLDIKARFPDFFSGRGMGSGFGFVTFHPEFADNGKFYTVHSENQDAIATKTPTYPNQPNAFVQSVVTEWTADDPAADTFTGTQREIFRFGFTEQIHAIQQIDFNPTAEPGDEDYGLLYLAVGDGGNGVRSDEPQDLSSPAGKILRIDPFGTDGPNGQYGVPATNPWAGEEGAIGEIWAIGMRDPHRFSWDLGGKNEMYVGHIGQRAIEAVYQADAGDDFGWPDVESRLDYQNETQCRLDPMTPEQAAKGYDFPVASYAHDTPANWSCNADSGHAISGGLVHRGDLPGLKGKYVFGDLVEGKVFYTVASQMSDDRDREATIHEMQLFTTDGRRVRMPDLVGDGRIDLRFGTDSERNLYLLSKANGTIWKVVDTTRSPWPDEVEPALRKHVVAAYDFEHPFAANDAYEEDQGASRTLVQLINGGDRMRIDDGAYPGSNNSLQVHSAAESPTGTAWKAGVYEADADGVASLSRFSNAKGTTVMGWFKMTGQNPTAGYNAIGLAGVLAGNSDGHGVRALLELIQVDGELRLVALGRRLDDGSSWTYAASQPWQELLPQGEWVHLAATFDFAKGSMQLYRNGKKVKGAYTATDPWAVDGTGTSATNPRGIKIGGSFPQNGTERNPCNCRMDALMFLDDAASASEVARQYRRYLR, encoded by the coding sequence ATGCGCACCACCCGCGTATGGGTCGCTGCAGCCACCGCATCACTGGTGGCAGCGGCCCTCTCCCCCTGGGCCACCCCGGCCACGGCCGGCAGCTCGTCCGGACCCGGCGCTCCCCCGATCCCGCCGGACCCGAGGCCCTCCAGCCTCGGCCTCGTGCTCGAGGAGTACGCCCAGCTGCCGACGTCGGAGCCGACGCCCGCGCCGACCGACCCACGCCTCGTGCGGCACAACCGGATCAACTACGTCGGCGAGGTGCCGGACGGCTCCGGCCGCCTCTACGTGCCGGACCTCAACGGCCCGCTCTACCTGCTGCGCGACGGCGAGGAGACGACGTACCTCGACATCAAGGCGCGGTTCCCCGACTTCTTCTCCGGCCGCGGGATGGGCTCGGGCTTCGGCTTCGTCACCTTCCACCCGGAGTTCGCGGACAACGGCAAGTTCTACACCGTCCACTCCGAGAACCAGGACGCCATCGCGACGAAGACGCCGACCTACCCCAACCAGCCCAACGCGTTCGTGCAGAGCGTGGTGACCGAGTGGACGGCCGACGACCCCGCCGCCGACACCTTCACCGGCACCCAGCGCGAGATCTTCCGCTTCGGCTTCACCGAGCAGATCCACGCGATCCAGCAGATCGACTTCAACCCGACGGCGGAGCCGGGCGACGAGGACTACGGCCTGCTCTACCTCGCGGTCGGTGACGGCGGCAACGGCGTCCGCAGCGACGAGCCGCAGGACCTCTCCTCCCCCGCCGGCAAGATCCTGCGGATCGACCCCTTCGGCACCGACGGCCCCAACGGGCAGTACGGCGTCCCGGCGACCAACCCGTGGGCCGGCGAGGAGGGCGCCATCGGCGAGATCTGGGCGATCGGCATGCGTGACCCGCACCGGTTCAGCTGGGACCTCGGCGGCAAGAACGAGATGTACGTCGGCCACATCGGCCAGCGCGCCATCGAGGCGGTCTACCAGGCCGACGCCGGCGACGACTTCGGCTGGCCCGACGTGGAGTCGCGGCTGGACTACCAGAACGAGACGCAGTGCCGGCTCGACCCGATGACGCCGGAGCAGGCGGCGAAGGGCTACGACTTCCCGGTCGCGTCCTACGCCCACGACACCCCCGCCAACTGGAGCTGCAACGCCGACTCCGGCCACGCCATCTCCGGCGGCCTCGTCCACCGCGGCGACCTGCCGGGGCTGAAGGGCAAGTACGTCTTCGGCGACCTGGTCGAGGGCAAGGTCTTCTACACCGTCGCCTCGCAGATGAGCGACGACCGGGACCGTGAGGCCACGATCCACGAGATGCAGCTCTTCACGACCGACGGCCGGCGGGTGCGGATGCCCGACCTGGTCGGCGACGGTCGCATCGACCTGCGCTTCGGCACCGACTCCGAGCGCAACCTCTACCTGCTCTCCAAGGCCAACGGCACCATCTGGAAGGTCGTGGACACCACGCGGTCGCCCTGGCCCGACGAGGTTGAGCCGGCGCTGCGCAAGCACGTCGTCGCGGCCTACGACTTCGAGCACCCGTTCGCGGCCAACGATGCCTACGAGGAGGACCAGGGCGCCAGCCGCACCCTCGTCCAGCTCATCAACGGCGGCGACCGGATGCGCATCGACGACGGCGCCTACCCGGGGTCCAACAACTCGCTCCAGGTGCACAGCGCCGCCGAGTCGCCGACCGGGACGGCGTGGAAGGCCGGTGTCTACGAGGCGGACGCCGACGGGGTCGCCTCGCTCTCGCGCTTCAGCAACGCGAAGGGCACGACCGTCATGGGCTGGTTCAAGATGACCGGGCAGAACCCGACCGCCGGCTACAACGCCATCGGGCTGGCGGGCGTGCTCGCCGGCAACTCCGACGGCCACGGCGTCCGGGCCCTGCTGGAGCTGATCCAGGTCGACGGCGAGCTCAGGCTCGTGGCGCTGGGTCGTCGCCTCGACGACGGCAGCTCGTGGACGTACGCCGCCTCGCAGCCGTGGCAGGAGCTGCTGCCGCAGGGTGAGTGGGTCCACCTCGCGGCGACCTTCGACTTCGCCAAGGGCTCGATGCAGCTCTACCGCAACGGCAAGAAGGTGAAGGGCGCCTACACCGCGACCGACCCGTGGGCGGTCGACGGCACCGGCACGTCGGCGACCAACCCGCGGGGCATCAAGATCGGCGGCTCGTTCCCGCAGAACGGCACCGAGCGCAACCCGTGCAACTGCCGCATGGACGCGCTGATGTTCCTCGACGACGCGGCCTCCGCGTCCGAGGTGGCCCGCCAGTACCGTCGCTACCTCCGCTGA
- the miaB gene encoding tRNA (N6-isopentenyl adenosine(37)-C2)-methylthiotransferase MiaB: MTSTAETTAETAAETAADAPARTYEVKTHGCQMNVHDSERLSGLLEDAGYVRAPADEQADVVVFNTCAVRENADNKLYGNLGHLAPVKARNPGMQIAVGGCLAQKDRDTITQRAPWVDVVFGTHNIGSLPVLLERARVQEEAQVEILESLSVFPSTLPTKRESAYAAWVSVSVGCNNTCTFCIVPALRGKEKDRRPGEILAEVEALVAEGVTEVTLLGQNVNAYGVEFGDRQAFSKLLRACGGIEGLERVRFTSPHPAEFTDDVIEAMAETPNVMPSLHMPLQSGSDKVLRDMRRSYRQSKYLGIIERVRAAIPDAAITTDIIVGFPGETEEDFQATLDVVRAARFSAAFTFQYSKRPGTPAAVLDDQVSPEVVKDRYQRLVEVVEEISWSENKALVGRTVELMVAEGEGRKDSATHRLSGRARDNRLVHFAADFSAVDADSVRPGDMVTVEVTYAAPHHLVADGAIRSVRRTRAGDAWERRTSAPPAASSVGLGMPAVGVPAPLPPAPACG, encoded by the coding sequence ATGACCTCCACCGCTGAAACCACCGCCGAGACCGCTGCCGAGACCGCCGCCGACGCTCCTGCGCGCACCTACGAGGTGAAGACGCACGGCTGCCAGATGAACGTGCACGACTCCGAGCGCCTCAGCGGGCTGCTCGAGGACGCGGGCTACGTCAGGGCCCCGGCGGACGAGCAGGCCGACGTCGTCGTGTTCAACACGTGCGCTGTGCGGGAGAACGCCGACAACAAGCTCTACGGCAACCTCGGCCACCTCGCCCCGGTCAAGGCGAGGAACCCGGGGATGCAGATCGCCGTCGGCGGCTGCCTTGCGCAGAAGGATCGCGACACCATCACCCAGCGGGCACCGTGGGTCGACGTCGTCTTCGGCACCCACAACATCGGCTCGCTGCCGGTCCTGCTCGAGCGGGCACGGGTGCAGGAGGAGGCCCAGGTCGAGATCCTGGAGTCGCTCTCGGTCTTCCCCTCGACGCTGCCGACCAAGCGGGAGTCGGCCTACGCCGCCTGGGTGTCGGTGTCGGTCGGGTGCAACAACACCTGCACGTTCTGCATCGTCCCGGCGCTGCGCGGCAAGGAGAAGGACCGCCGGCCCGGCGAGATCCTCGCCGAGGTCGAGGCGCTGGTCGCCGAGGGCGTCACCGAGGTCACCCTGCTGGGCCAGAACGTCAACGCCTACGGCGTCGAGTTCGGCGACCGCCAAGCGTTCTCGAAGCTGCTGCGTGCGTGCGGCGGGATCGAGGGCCTCGAGCGGGTCCGCTTCACCTCACCGCACCCGGCGGAGTTCACCGACGACGTCATCGAGGCGATGGCCGAGACGCCCAACGTGATGCCGTCGCTGCACATGCCGCTGCAGTCCGGCTCCGACAAGGTGCTGCGCGACATGCGCCGCTCCTACCGCCAGTCGAAGTACCTCGGGATCATCGAGCGCGTGCGCGCCGCGATCCCCGACGCCGCGATCACCACCGACATCATCGTCGGCTTCCCGGGCGAGACCGAGGAGGACTTCCAGGCCACCCTCGACGTGGTCCGCGCCGCCCGCTTCTCGGCCGCCTTCACCTTCCAGTACTCCAAGCGCCCCGGCACGCCTGCCGCCGTCCTCGACGACCAGGTCTCCCCGGAGGTCGTGAAGGATCGCTACCAGCGGCTCGTCGAGGTCGTCGAGGAGATCTCCTGGTCGGAGAACAAGGCGCTCGTGGGTCGCACCGTCGAGCTCATGGTCGCCGAGGGCGAGGGTCGCAAGGACTCCGCCACCCACCGGCTCTCCGGTCGCGCCCGCGACAACCGGCTCGTGCACTTCGCCGCCGACTTCTCCGCGGTCGATGCCGACTCGGTGCGCCCCGGCGACATGGTGACCGTCGAGGTCACCTACGCCGCGCCGCACCACCTCGTCGCCGACGGCGCGATCCGGTCCGTGCGCCGCACCCGTGCCGGTGACGCCTGGGAGCGGCGTACGTCCGCACCTCCCGCCGCCTCGTCCGTCGGCCTCGGCATGCCCGCGGTCGGCGTGCCGGCTCCGCTGCCGCCGGCGCCCGCCTGCGGCTGA